The following coding sequences lie in one Haloterrigena sp. KLK7 genomic window:
- the eno gene encoding phosphopyruvate hydratase has translation MVIADIQLRRILDSRGNPTVEADVVTENGGFGRAAAPSGASTGEYEAVERPPSEAIAAARERVVPRLVGEADAGNQREVDAILHAADGTDDFSEIGANSAVAISMAAAKAGADVLGAPLFQHLGGAFRGENFPIPLGNVIGGGEHAADATDIQEFLVAPVGAPSVEDAVFANATVHGTVADLLEERDVPCGKGDEGAWAPSIDDSEAFEIVDEAVSTVQDEVGFEVKFGLDVAGAELYDGDSGTYEYSDRSRDTDEQIEYIADLVREYDLVYVEDPLDEDDYDAFADLTDEVGSAARNAAGSASGQRPRADETLICGDDLFVTNTGRLREGIDRGAANSILIKPNQIGTLTDAFDAIELATEHGYDSVISHRSGETEDATIAHLAVATDAPYIKTGAVGGERTAKLNELIRIADDAV, from the coding sequence ATGGTGATTGCCGACATTCAACTCCGGCGTATCCTCGATTCCCGAGGGAATCCAACAGTTGAGGCAGACGTTGTGACCGAAAACGGTGGCTTCGGCCGCGCCGCGGCACCGAGCGGTGCCAGCACGGGCGAGTACGAGGCCGTCGAGCGACCGCCGAGCGAGGCGATCGCCGCGGCCCGCGAACGCGTCGTTCCCCGACTCGTGGGCGAGGCCGACGCGGGGAACCAGCGCGAGGTCGACGCCATTCTCCACGCCGCCGACGGGACCGACGACTTCTCGGAGATCGGTGCCAACAGCGCGGTCGCCATCTCGATGGCCGCCGCGAAGGCCGGTGCCGACGTGCTCGGCGCGCCGCTGTTCCAGCATCTCGGCGGCGCGTTCCGCGGCGAGAACTTCCCGATCCCGCTCGGGAACGTCATCGGCGGCGGCGAACACGCCGCCGACGCGACCGACATTCAGGAGTTCCTCGTCGCGCCCGTCGGCGCACCCAGCGTCGAGGACGCCGTCTTCGCCAACGCCACCGTCCACGGCACCGTCGCCGACCTGCTCGAGGAACGCGACGTCCCCTGCGGCAAGGGCGACGAGGGCGCGTGGGCACCGTCGATCGACGACAGCGAGGCCTTCGAGATCGTCGACGAAGCGGTCTCGACCGTCCAGGACGAGGTCGGATTCGAAGTGAAGTTCGGTCTCGACGTCGCCGGCGCGGAGCTGTACGACGGCGACTCCGGCACCTACGAGTACAGCGATCGGAGCCGCGACACCGACGAGCAGATCGAGTACATCGCGGACCTCGTTCGCGAGTACGATCTGGTCTACGTCGAGGACCCCCTCGACGAGGACGACTACGACGCCTTCGCCGACCTCACCGACGAGGTCGGCAGCGCGGCGCGGAACGCCGCGGGCAGTGCGAGCGGGCAGCGCCCGCGAGCAGACGAGACGCTGATCTGCGGTGACGACCTGTTCGTCACCAACACCGGCCGGCTCCGTGAGGGGATCGATCGGGGCGCGGCCAACAGCATCCTGATCAAGCCCAACCAGATCGGAACGCTAACCGACGCCTTCGACGCGATCGAACTCGCGACGGAGCACGGCTACGACTCGGTCATCTCCCACCGCTCGGGCGAGACCGAGGACGCGACCATCGCACACCTCGCCGTCGCGACCGACGCCCCCTACATCAAGACGGGTGCCGTCGGCGGCGAGCGAACCGCCAAGCTCAACGAGCTCATCAGAATCGCAGACGACGCAGTATAA